A single Rhopalosiphum padi isolate XX-2018 chromosome 4, ASM2088224v1, whole genome shotgun sequence DNA region contains:
- the LOC132928927 gene encoding 6-phosphogluconolactonase, whose product MTSKVISVYENTQKLGAELAKNLSELANDVLAEGGNAVFKIGLSGGSVVSLLSEYLAKVETDWSKWRFFFCDERLVEFNDPESTFAQYRDKFISNLPISEDQFIKINPQLSVEEAAKDYIQKMSVYFAPYDLPRFDALILGVGPDGHTCSLFPGHKLCEETSVWVAPISDSPKPPPNRITFTFPILNNARYCAFIATGSSKADILKRILKDGEQLPANCVQPVNGSVQWLLDEAAAKLLQEETSL is encoded by the exons ATGACTTCAAAGGTAATTTCGGTGTACGAAAATACACAAAAGCTGGGTGCAGAATTGGCAAAAAATCTCTCGGAACTTGCCAATGATGTGTTAGCTGAAGGAGGAAATGCAGTTTTTAAAATTGGACTTTCTG gtgGATCGGTTGTGTCGCTTTTATCTGAATATTTAGCCAAAGTTGAAACAGATTGGTCAAAatggagattttttttttgtgacgaAAGACTGGTGGAATTTAATGATCCAGAGTCTACATTTGCTCAGTACAGAGACAAATTTATCAGTAACCTTCCAATCAGTGAAGatcaattcattaaaataaatcctCAACTTTCTG TTGAAGAGGCAGCTAAAGATTATATCCAAAAGATGTCTGTTTATTTTGCACCTTATGATTTGCCTCGGTTTGACGCTTTGATATTGGGCGTAGGACCGGATGGACATACATGTTCTTTGTTCCCTGGACACAAATTATGTGAAGAAACATCAGTATGGGTAGCTCCAATTTCCGATTCACCAAAACCTCCTCCAAACAGAATTACTTTTACATTTCCAATCCTCAACAATGCTAGATATTGTGCATTTATAGCAACTGGTAGCTCAAAAGCTGATATCTTGAAG cgtATTCTTAAAGATGGTGAACAATTACCAGCCAATTGTGTACAGCCAGTAAATGGTAGTGTACAATGGTTATTAGATGAAGCTGCAGCCAAGCTATTACAAGAAGAAACatctttgtaa
- the LOC132928926 gene encoding calcium-binding mitochondrial carrier protein SCaMC-2: MVNAINHHVPVGPGNTESVMPPHYLHELPNEDEIRLAKLFESLDMDKNGKIDIHDLSIALHDKEYAQKFLELSDATKSGSITLAEFIHYVKEHEKSLRLSFSNIDKNKDGKIDQYELIRAFQELGIEIDDAEAIKLLKRMDKDGSLEISFEEWRDFLLYCPFTDLHDLIKYWRHSTFIDIGEDMNVPDDFTQAEMITGMWWRHLVSGGVAGAVSRTFTAPLDRLKVFLQVYGNQHSNITTCFKSMLKEGGKRGMWRGNGINVLKIAPESAFKFMAYEQAKRLIRGSRTKDLTIFERFMAGSLAGGFSQSLIYPLEVLKTRLAIRKSNQYKGIFDCIQKMYYREGMRSFYRGYVPNLLGILPYAGIDLAVYETLKNNYIASHNNGEKPGMPLLLACGTVSSTCGQVCSYPLALVRTRLQAPHLEGPDTRTMMSVFREIWVKEGIVGLYRGITPNFMKVAPAVSISYVVYERCREALGVTMS; this comes from the exons ATGGTGAACGCCATTAATCATCATGTGCCTGTTGGCCCTGGTAATACTGAAAGCGTAATGCCACCTCATTATCTACATGAACTTCCTAATGAGGATGAAATTCGTTTGGCTAAATTATTTGAATCACTCGATATGGATAAGAATGGTAAAATTGATATACATGATTTGTCTATAGCATTGCATGACAAAGAATATGCTCAA AAGTTTTTAGAACTGTCTGATGCTACTAAAAGTGGTTCAATTACATTAGCcgaatttatacattatgttaaagaacatgaaaaatcattaaggCTAAGTTTTTCAAACATTGACAAAAATAAAGAtg GTAAAATTGATCAATATGAGCTTATAAGAGCTTTTCAAGAATTAGGAATTGAAATTGACGATGCTGAAGCTATAAAACTTCTTAAAAG GATGGATAAAGATGGTAGTTTAGAAATTAGCTTTGAAGAATGGAGAGATTTTTTACTTTACTGCCCTTTTACAGACTTACAcgacttaattaaatattggaGGCATTCAACT tttatagatATTGGGGAAGATATGAATGTGCCAGATGATTTTACCCAAGCCGAAATGATAACAGGGATGTGGTGGCGTCATCTTGTATCTGGTGGTGTAGCTGGCGCTGTCTCAAGAACTTTTACTGCACCTTTAGATAGacttaaagtatttttacaa GTATACGGCAATCAACATAGCAATATAACAACATGTTTCAAAAGCATGTTAAAAGAAGGAGGCAAACGAGGTATGTGGCGTGGAAATGGTATTAATGTACTCAAAATAGCTCCAGAGTCTGCGTTTAAATTTATGGCTTATGAACAAGCTAAACGCCTTATTCGAGGTTCGAGAACTAAAGACTTAACAATATTTGAAAGATTTATGGCAGGATCACTTGCAGGAGGTTTTAGTCAATCATTAATTTATCCCTTAGAA gttttaaaaaCAAGATTAGCCATTAGAAAAAGTAACCAATACAAGGGTATATTTGATTGTatccaaaaaatgtattaccgtGAAGGTATGCGCAGTTTTTATAGGGGTTATGTACCCAATCTTTTAGGTATACTTCCATACGCTGGTATTGATCTTGCAGTTTATGAg acattaaaaaataactatattgctTCACATAACAATGGCGAAAAACCTGGAATGCCATTATTATTAGCGTGTGGTACTGTTTCCAGTACTTGTGGCCAGGTGTGTTCATACCCTTTAGCTCTTGTCCGTACACGTCTTCAGGCACCTC aTTTAGAAGGTCCTGATACAAGGACAATGATGTCAGTATTTAGAGAAATTTGGGTAAAAGAAGGTATAGTTGGTTTGTATCGAGGCATCACTCCAAATTTTATGAAAGTAGCCCCTGCAGTTAGTATAAGTTATGTCGTTTATGAACGATGCCGTGAAGCACTTGGGGTTACTATGTCATAA
- the LOC132929572 gene encoding zinc finger protein 26-like isoform X1, with translation MAARQRAALPDLAPNDECKHENRTAAAAWDDIVEGTIANQVKMSLPKKGKGRKRYTTATITTNNKVMSNAMIKLLCYQSSKVSNAKNSSNIQMAQKKITSPKAETSNLTTTMSNTRKTAVVHLQNQSLEASNTNYSRDSQKASRIESKALLERKKCVTNTIGNKFTVNNTVVSGNFFRITTAAMNENNKTMVHSIGDKVGSYVCQMCNKPFKNASSLNEHNKRHKLTENEVQPVSDVIRPHVCNICGLAFRKMSTLTVHYRIHTGQKPFACNVCGDTFTCSANRTVHMRTHTGYRPYVCKFCGFAFNQSHVLTEHVRLHTGERPYECGLCELAFVSSGLLRKHTIRKHNKHA, from the exons ATGGCAGCGCGGCAACGGGCTGCGTTGCCAGATTTGGCGCCCAACGACGAGTGTAAACATGAAAATCGTACAGCCGCCGCCGCATGGGACGACATTGTAGAGGGGACG ATAGCAAACCAAGTAAAAATGTCATTGCCAAAAAAAGGGAAGGGACGTAAACGATATACAACAGCTACTATTACCACCAACAACAAAGTTATGTCCAATGCGATGATCAAGTTATTGTGCTATCAATCATCAAAAGTTTCAAACGCGAAGAATTCAAGTAACATCCAA ATggctcaaaaaaaaattacgtcaCCAAAAGCAGAAACGAGTAACTTGACTACTACCATGAGCAATACACGTAAAACTGCAGTAGTTCATTTGCAAAATCAATCATTAGAAGCTTCAAATACGAATTATTCAAGAGACTCACAA AAGGCGAGCCGAATAGAAAGCAAGGCATTGCTGGAAAGAAAGAAATGTGTGACCAATACTATTGGCAACAAATTTACTGTCAACAATACAGTTGTAAGTGGGAATTTTTTTCGTATTACTACTGCAGctatgaatgaaaataataaaaccatggTTCATAGTATTGGTGACAAAGTTGGTTCTTATGTTTGCCAAATGTGCAATAAACCTTTTAAAAATGCTAGTAGCTTGAACGAACACAACAAAAGACACAAACTTACTGAAAATGAAGTGCAACCAGTATCAGACGTAATTCGGCCACACGTGTGCAATATTTGTGGATTAGCATTTAGAAAAATGTCTACTCTAACTGTGCACTATAGAATACATACTGGGCAAAAGCCGTTTGCATGCAATGTTTGTGGTGATACGTTCACATGTTCGGCCAACCGGACGGTTCACATGAGAACACATACAGGATACCGGCCATATGTTTGCAAATTTTGTGGATTTGCTTTTAATCAATCGCATGTGCTGACTGAACATGTGAGACTACATACTGGTGAAAGGCCTTATGAGTGTGGCCTGTGCGAGTTGGCATTTGTGTCTAGTGGCTTACTTAGAAAGCATACCATACGAAAACATAACAAACATGCCTAG
- the LOC132929572 gene encoding zinc finger protein 26-like isoform X2, which yields MSLPKKGKGRKRYTTATITTNNKVMSNAMIKLLCYQSSKVSNAKNSSNIQMAQKKITSPKAETSNLTTTMSNTRKTAVVHLQNQSLEASNTNYSRDSQKASRIESKALLERKKCVTNTIGNKFTVNNTVVSGNFFRITTAAMNENNKTMVHSIGDKVGSYVCQMCNKPFKNASSLNEHNKRHKLTENEVQPVSDVIRPHVCNICGLAFRKMSTLTVHYRIHTGQKPFACNVCGDTFTCSANRTVHMRTHTGYRPYVCKFCGFAFNQSHVLTEHVRLHTGERPYECGLCELAFVSSGLLRKHTIRKHNKHA from the exons ATGTCATTGCCAAAAAAAGGGAAGGGACGTAAACGATATACAACAGCTACTATTACCACCAACAACAAAGTTATGTCCAATGCGATGATCAAGTTATTGTGCTATCAATCATCAAAAGTTTCAAACGCGAAGAATTCAAGTAACATCCAA ATggctcaaaaaaaaattacgtcaCCAAAAGCAGAAACGAGTAACTTGACTACTACCATGAGCAATACACGTAAAACTGCAGTAGTTCATTTGCAAAATCAATCATTAGAAGCTTCAAATACGAATTATTCAAGAGACTCACAA AAGGCGAGCCGAATAGAAAGCAAGGCATTGCTGGAAAGAAAGAAATGTGTGACCAATACTATTGGCAACAAATTTACTGTCAACAATACAGTTGTAAGTGGGAATTTTTTTCGTATTACTACTGCAGctatgaatgaaaataataaaaccatggTTCATAGTATTGGTGACAAAGTTGGTTCTTATGTTTGCCAAATGTGCAATAAACCTTTTAAAAATGCTAGTAGCTTGAACGAACACAACAAAAGACACAAACTTACTGAAAATGAAGTGCAACCAGTATCAGACGTAATTCGGCCACACGTGTGCAATATTTGTGGATTAGCATTTAGAAAAATGTCTACTCTAACTGTGCACTATAGAATACATACTGGGCAAAAGCCGTTTGCATGCAATGTTTGTGGTGATACGTTCACATGTTCGGCCAACCGGACGGTTCACATGAGAACACATACAGGATACCGGCCATATGTTTGCAAATTTTGTGGATTTGCTTTTAATCAATCGCATGTGCTGACTGAACATGTGAGACTACATACTGGTGAAAGGCCTTATGAGTGTGGCCTGTGCGAGTTGGCATTTGTGTCTAGTGGCTTACTTAGAAAGCATACCATACGAAAACATAACAAACATGCCTAG